In Haematobia irritans isolate KBUSLIRL chromosome 1, ASM5000362v1, whole genome shotgun sequence, a genomic segment contains:
- the LOC142221982 gene encoding adhesion G-protein coupled receptor G6-like: protein MAKFNWLTGLAIAYLICLADAVQFCDKDIYVTDFKVQSSNNASIIVDLDVLAIWSPVRTGWHKIQQLCSSHTGLPYQRNCYRNNQTEAGTWDTQSQEIYLLECRIIPNSCVPQEFQHRYIRKNNILENHINKWPMAKLGEYANPEDPCLLNSGISVTRKCVFNSTTYTAEWMKGDNYTNVKCLKDFKEPIVTLNLTNLYKEMQIKNQTNKIDNLEIAKKLTYLLSKPNTVRTPEDLKISTNILETITATEKNPLLLPKVMETTNLLMQADRKVIETSKSLDTPKNLLKTVENYLDDMTYVIMPKSQCPQSGEGTSMTAQNLTSVFYLNPFCSNISGVAIYRNYSSLIPSIKYDGPTNTYYRYIYLNQSLGEILQEPNLEVAGYIPEDVWEKLQKESPEASNSIRYTLYRNKHMFVDGIENEMVEPASSVLRLSLPGYTDILPGDVPMIFHVDNENVGPPPECGSYNLISWTWINATQYYDQDTALCMTNSLTSFGSLLRLNHHKDFKQNTSVLNIIMSYSIDMTSIIGCVLSLFGLFCIWLTAICCKKWRSVFFNWFLLNICLVLTILIGYLLVVNIPIFRKTFNPSDDQFCFAEGALFHYLTLTLFTWMFIIAIVEYYRFVKVFVSEPGLGELLSCMAIAWLLPLIPTGIVLIFDRNSYLPLSDGGDVISPICYPSGRSFYLALFLPITSALLANMFIFFHIMCSLCRSMKRVQKFGADKDFNLKVRLGVFLFFQLGITWLFGILAHIDDSKILSFLFSLTSSLQGFILFLFCVITDKNARDYWMGFCSGRDYIIVNEMSATQMTNSVSRNRKDDST from the exons ATGGCAAAGTTTAATTGGCTCACTGGACTGGCTATTGCCTACTTAATTTGCCTAGCTGATGCAGTACAATTTTGTGATAAAGATATCTACGTAACCGACTTTAAAGTTCAAAGTTCAAATAATGCATCAATAATTGTTGATCTCGATGTTTTGGCTATTTGGTCGCCAGTTCGTACGGGTTGGCATAAAATCCAGCAATTGTGTTCAAGTCATACTGGTTTGCCATATCAAAGAAATTGCTATCGCAATAATCAGACTGAAGCTGGAACCTGGGATACCCAGAGTCAAGAAATTTACCTCTTGGAATGTCGTATTATTCCCAATAGTTGTGTTCCGCAGGAATTCCAACATCGGTATAtacgaaaaaataatattttggaaaatcataTAAATAAATGGCCCATGGCTAAACTTGGAGAATATGCAAACCCTGAAGATCCATGTCTATTGAATTCGGGAATTTCGGTAACACGAAAATGTGTGTTCAATAGTACAACATATACGGCCGAATGGATGAAAGGTGATAACTATACAAATGTCAAATGCTTGAAGGATTTTAAAGAGCCAATAGTAACACTAAATTTAACCAATCTCTACAAAGAAATGCAAATTAAAAACCAGACGAATAAAATCGATAATCTagaaatagcaaaaaaattgacatatcTTCTCTCGAAGCCGAATACAGTGCGTACACCTGAAGATTTGAAAATATCCACAAATATACTGGAGACCATAAcagcaacagaaaaaaatccccTATTATTACCGAAGGTAATGGAGACTACAAATCTACTCATGCAGGCGGATAGGAAAGTTATTGAAACATCCAAGAGTTTGGACACTcccaaaaatttgttgaaaaccgTTGAAAACTATTTGGATGATATGACCTATGTCATAATGCCAAAAAGTCAATGTCCGCAATCTGGGGAAGGTACCAGTATGACTGCTCAAAATCTTACCAGTGTTTTCTACTTGAATCCCTTCTGTTCAAATATTTCGGGAGTtgctatttatagaaattatagttCTTTAATACCATCCATTAAATACGATGGACCAACAAATACCTATTATCGTTATATCTATCTAAATCAATCTCTAGGTGAGATTTTACAAGAACCAAATCTTGAAGTGGCCGGATATATTCCAGAAGATGTATgggaaaaattacaaaaagaatCTCCAGAGGCTTCGAACTCTATACGCTATACTTTATATCGTAATAAACATATGTTTGTCGATGGCATTGAAAATGAAATGGTAGAACCGGCAAGTTCGGTTTTAAGGCTTTCTTTGCCAGGCTATACAG atattttaccagGTGATGTACCCATGATTTTCCATGTCGATAATGAGAATGTTGGGCCACCACCTGAGTGTGGAAGCTACAATTTGATATCGTGGACATGGATTAATGCAACACAGTATTACGATCAGGATACGGCACTGTGCATGACTAATAGCCTCACTTCATTTGGTTCTCTATTGCGTCTTAATCATCATAAGGACTTCAAGCAAAATACCTCGGTATTAAACATAATAATGAGCTATAGCATCGATATGACATCCATTATTGGTTGCGTCCTATCATTGTTTGGTTTATTTTGTATTTGGCTAACAGCCATTTGCTGTAAGAAGTGGAGATCAGTATTTTTCAATTGGTTCCTGctcaatatttgtttggtacttACAATACTGATTGGTTATCTTCTGGTGGTGAACATTCCAATTTTCCGTAAGACTTTCAATCCTTCTGATGATCAGTTTTGTTTTGCCGAGGGAGCTTTGTTTCATTATTTAACTTTAACTCTTTTTACATGGATGTTTATTATAGCGATAGTGGAGTACTATCGCTTTGTTAAGGTCTTTGTGAGTGAACCAGGTTTAGGGGAATTATTATCCTGTATGGCAATTGCTTGGTTATTACCTCTTATACCCACTGGAATTGTGCTAATTTTCGATCGCAATTCATATCTACCACTATCTGATGGTGGAGATGTTATCAGCCCTATTTGCTATCCATCTGGTCGAAGTTTTTATTTGGCTCTATTCCTGCCAATAACGAGTGCACTTTTAGcaaatatgtttatatttttccaTATAATGTGTTCTCTATGTCGTTCTATGAAAAGAGTTCAGAAATTCGGAGCTGATAAGGATTTCAATTTAAAAGTACGATTGGgagtttttctcttttttcaaTTGGGCATTACTTGGCTATTTGGTATTTTGGCTCATATTGACGATAGCAAGATTTTGTCATTTCTATTCAGTTTGACATCATCTTTACAGGGATTTATTTTATTCCTGTTTTGTGTGATCACCGACAAGAATGCAAGGGATTATTGGATGGGCTTCTGTTCGGGCAGAGATTATATTATTGTGAATGAAATGTCTGCAACCCAAATGACTAATAGCGTCTCACGAAATAGAAAAGATGATAGCACATAA
- the LOC142242726 gene encoding uncharacterized protein LOC142242726 — translation MSFKDEFKCPFCDTRHSLRHCRIFLQLPTPVKEDYIRERNFCFNCMGMSHVAIHCPRTKGCHICHLPHHTLLHPMNSRRNVWLPMSALVMVKIPGKLETPVQAKALLIPSMNKSEIYLGWPLPRRGPEFGRTIPVVLSSIHNNVRTLTTTLLNSQPMALTKPDKPLNLQYLRDVYPDKALADPGLHLPRGVSIILGRDVAERIYLGLPKLERDLPYAQNTIFGWTFFGEVARDFNFCG, via the coding sequence ATGAGTTTCAAGGACGAGTTCAAATGCCCATTCTGCGATACCAGGCATTCGCTGCGTCATTGTCGCATCTTTCTCCAGCTGCCAACTCCAGTGAAGGAGGACTACATAAGAGAAAGGAATTTTTGCTTCAATTGTATGGGGATGTCTCATGTAGCAATTCACTGCCCAAGGACCAAGGGATGTCACATTTGCCATCTCCCTCATCATACGTTGTTACACCCTATGAATTCACGTCGAAATGTTTGGTTACCAATGTCTGCTCTCGTTATGGTTAAAATCCCTGGGAAGCTCGAAACTCCTGTACAAGCCAAGGCACTTCTCATTCCATCTATGAATAAAAGCGAGATTTATCTTGGCTGGCCTCTTCCACGACGTGGGCCAGAATTTGGACGTACTATACCTGTGGTTCTGAGTTCAATCCATAACAATGTCAGAACACTAACCACCACCTTGCTCAACTCACAGCCGATGGCGCTTACCAAGCCAGATAAACCTCTCAATCTACAATACTTGAGAGATGTTTACCCAGACAAAGCATTAGCTGACCCTGGCCTTCACTTACCGAGAGGAGTAAGTATTATATTGGGACGAGACGTCGCCGAAAGGATTTACCTGGGACTGCCTAAACTGGAGCGTGATTTGCCGTATGCCCAGAACACCATCTTTGGATGGACATTCTTCGGGGAAGTGGCAAGAGACTTCAATTTTTGCGGATAA